The genomic window AGTTCCTTTAGTTGTTCGCCTTGAAGGAACAAACGTTGAATTAGGCAAAAAAATATTGAATGAGTCGGGATTAAATATTATTGCAGCTGAATCTATGGCTGACGGTGCGCAAAAAATCGTTTCATTAGTGTAAGGGCGAGAAAGGGGAATTAAAGTGAGCATTTTCATTAATAAAGATACGAAAGTGATCGTACAAGGGATTACAGGTTCAACTGCCCTTTTCCATACAAAACAAATGCTTGAATATGGAACGCAAATTGTTGGAGGAACTTCTCCCGGAAAAGGCGGCATGAATGTTGAAGGAGTACCTGTATTCAATACAGTTAAAGAAGCTGTTGAAGCAACGGGCGCCAATGCTTCTGTTATTTACGTACCGGCTCCATTTGCAGCTGATGCCATTTTAGAAGCGGTAGATGCAGAGCTTGATATTGTCATTTGTATTACAGAACATATTCCTGTTCTTGATATGGTAAAAGTAAAACGTTACATGGAAGGCAAGAAAACACGCCTCATCGGGCCAAACTGCCCTGGTGTTATTACTCCGGAAGAGTGCAAAATTGGGATCATGCCCGGATACATTCATAAAAAAGGACATGTCGGCGTTGTTTCCCGATCCGGAACATTAACATATGAAGCGGTTCACCAATTAACTCAAGCAGGTATCGGGCAATCTACTGCTGTCGGCATCGGCGGAGACCCTGTGAATGGCACAAACTTTATCGATGTTTTAAAAGCGTTTAATGAAGACCCTGAAACATATGCCGTAATCATGATCGGGGAAATAGGCGGTACAGCAGAAGAAGAAGCCGCACATTGGATTAAAGAGAATATGACAAAACCGGTTGTCGGCTTTATCGGCGGACGCACAGCACCTCCGGGAAAACGGATGGGCCATGCCGGCGCGATTATTTCAGGAGGAAAAGGAACAGCAGATGAAAAAATCCGCGTAATGAATGAGTGCGGCATTGAAGTTGCTGATACACCGGCAGTCATGGGTGAAACATTAATTAAAGTTTTAAAAGAAAAAGGACTTTACGACAAATGTAAAACACATTAATTTATCTCATAAAAGTCCCTCTTTCTTGGAGGGGCTTATTTCTTCATCTACTTTTCTCGAAAAACGATATTGGAGGTTGAAATATGGATAATTTTCGAAACCGGCTCATTCACTTGCATCATTGCCGGGGAATTAGCTGGAAGACCATTTATCATTTTCTGAAGCAAGACCCCCAGCTTAAATCTCTTCCAAAGTCTTTTCCTTATCTAAAAGAACACTCTCCTGTTTATTCCGAATGCTTTTCAGACCTTAACTCTCAAGCCATCCATGAACAAATCCGCCAATACCCTTCAAATCAAATCCATGCCATTACGATTTTTGATGATGAATATCCCGCTCTTTTGAAAGAGATTTATCAGCCGCCATGGGTCATTTATGCAAAAGGCGATCTCTCACTGCTTCAGTCCCCGCGAAAATTGGCGGTCGTAGGATCCCGTGAATCAACAGCATATGGCGAAAGAGCCATTAAATACTTGTTTCCGAAGTTAATTGAAAATGATTATGTAATCGTAAGCGGACTTGCAAAAGGAATCGATGCTCTGGCTCACCGTTATGCCATTGAAAATAAGGGCCGGACGATCGGTGTGATTGCGGGCGGTTTTTATCACCTTTACCCGAGAGAAACAGCAAAGTTGGCCATCGAAATGATGAGAACCCAGCTTGTCATTTCTGAATACCCTCCGGATACAAGGCCGACAAGATGGCAGTTTCCAATGCGAAATCGAATCATTAGCGGCCTTACATCAGGCACATTAGTAATAGAAGCAAAAAAGAAAAGCGGTTCTTTGATTACGGCAAACTATGCACTGAATGAGGGCAGAGAAGTTTTTGCTTTGCCCGGCAGTATATTTAGCATATTTTCGTTAGGAACAAATGAATTGATACAACAAGGGGCAAAAATGGTCATCAGGCCGGAAGATATTTTTGAAGAATTTTCATTTTAACAGCTTTTTGGAATGTTTTGCTTGCTGTTTTGATATAAATCAATAAACAAAAAACTCGTACATTGACTTGCAGTTAAAAAATTTTTAACAAAAAGCTTGAAATTATTTATAAACTGTTATACATTTTGCAACAGGTATTAGAAATGGGACTTGATGCTAATAATGGATGTTGGTTAAATATAATACACTGCATTGTTAACGGTTACCGACAATAATCTTCTTTGACATTTTCCCATAGATTGCACAATAATAATAGTTAATTTATTATCCCTCTTAAGGAGGCTACTGGATGTCAGATTTTCTTGTAATCGTGGAATCGCCGGCCAAGGCGAAAACGATTGAAAGGTATCTTGGAAAAAAATATAAAGTAAAAGCATCCATGGGGCATGTCCGTGATTTGCCGAAAAGTCAGATGGGTGTTGATATAGAGCATAACTTTGAGCCGAAGTATATTACAATTCGCGGCAAAGGACCTGTTTTAAAGGAATTAAAGACAGCAGCGAAAAAGGCAAAGAAAATTTTCTTGGCAGCCGACCCTGATCGTGAAGGTGAGGCAATTGCCTGGCATTTGGCCAATAGTCTTGATATAGATATCAATTCAGACTGCCGAGTTGTTTTTAATGAAATTACAAAAGATGCGATTAAAGAATCGTTTAAACATCCAAGGCCGATCAACATGGATCTTGTCGATGCACAGCAAGCACGCAGGGTTCTTGACAGATTAGTTGGCTATAATATAAGCCCGCTGCTTTGGAAAAAAGTTAAAAAAGGATTGAGCGCAGGCCGCGTTCAATCGGTTGCATTAAGATTGATCATAGACAGGGAAAAAGAAATTAAAGAATTTGTTCCGGAAGAGTATTGGACAATAGGCGCACAATTTTTAAAAGGAAAAGAAACTTTTGAAGCATCTTTCTATGGAATCGAGGGGAAAAAGGTAGAATTAAGGACGGAAGAGGAAGTCCAGAACGTTCTTAAACAGATTAATGGAGACAAATTTAAAGTAGTATCTGTTACGAAGAAGGAAAGAAAACGAAATCCGGCTCCGCCTTTTACCACCTCTTCTTTGCAGCAGGAAGCAGCTCGAAAGTTGAATTTTCGTGCGAAGAAAACGATGATGCTGGCGCAGCAGCTTTATGAGGGAATTGATCTTGGAAAAGAAGGT from Bacillus methanolicus includes these protein-coding regions:
- the sucD gene encoding succinate--CoA ligase subunit alpha, whose product is MSIFINKDTKVIVQGITGSTALFHTKQMLEYGTQIVGGTSPGKGGMNVEGVPVFNTVKEAVEATGANASVIYVPAPFAADAILEAVDAELDIVICITEHIPVLDMVKVKRYMEGKKTRLIGPNCPGVITPEECKIGIMPGYIHKKGHVGVVSRSGTLTYEAVHQLTQAGIGQSTAVGIGGDPVNGTNFIDVLKAFNEDPETYAVIMIGEIGGTAEEEAAHWIKENMTKPVVGFIGGRTAPPGKRMGHAGAIISGGKGTADEKIRVMNECGIEVADTPAVMGETLIKVLKEKGLYDKCKTH
- the dprA gene encoding DNA-processing protein DprA codes for the protein MDNFRNRLIHLHHCRGISWKTIYHFLKQDPQLKSLPKSFPYLKEHSPVYSECFSDLNSQAIHEQIRQYPSNQIHAITIFDDEYPALLKEIYQPPWVIYAKGDLSLLQSPRKLAVVGSRESTAYGERAIKYLFPKLIENDYVIVSGLAKGIDALAHRYAIENKGRTIGVIAGGFYHLYPRETAKLAIEMMRTQLVISEYPPDTRPTRWQFPMRNRIISGLTSGTLVIEAKKKSGSLITANYALNEGREVFALPGSIFSIFSLGTNELIQQGAKMVIRPEDIFEEFSF